Below is a genomic region from Scyliorhinus canicula chromosome 2, sScyCan1.1, whole genome shotgun sequence.
ggcatttgtgaaccaaatgggcttttacgacaatcaaaGATAGTTTcatatggtcaccattactacgATTAGATTTCCAttcaattccaggttttattGATTGAACtccaattccaccagctgccattggTGGGATTCAGCTCGTGTCCCAGAGCATTTGACTAGGCCGGTGATattgccactacaccaccatctcccttaATGGCATGAGGATTGAGTGGTCAGAGCATCTCTTTTATTTGATATTTTTTGACAACTTGAGAATAGTTGCCATGAGGATCCTGTGACTTATTCATCTTCTGTATGTGCTTAAAAAAATAACTCAGAAATTCCTTCCTACAGTTAGAATAATTAATATAGTTGTGTTCCCATGGTGCCAAAAATGATAAACTTTTAACATTGAAATTGCCTTTTAAACATTTTGTAAGAAATTTCACTATGCAGCCAATTATTGACATGGTATAATGAACCAACAATTGGTAGAAATTTTTTGGGAGACAAAATCATCTATTTCCTCCTGATACTGAAATTTCCAATGTTCTAAAAAGTTTTAAATTTAATATAAATAGAGGTGTCTTTTTACATTTATCTATTAAACAGCTGTTGGTTCTCTTAATTTGAAAACCTCAGCATCTGGCATCTGCCAAAGGCTTAGCCATGGGCATGTCCTGCAATGTATACATAATTTCCCAGGTTGTGCCAGCAATACTTAAGATGGTCAAATGATAATCTTTTGGTCTCCAACGTTTGGTTGTTAAAGTTATTTGAAGAAAAGTGAGAGGACAAATTGCAGTAACTTTATTCGGGTGAAATTTATACTTGGTgtatttttataaaataaatttagagtacccaattaattttttccaattaaggggcaatttagcgtggccaatccaccgagcttgcacatctttgggttgtgggggtgaaacccacgcaatcacggggagaatgtgcaaactccacacggacagtgacccagagctggtatcgaacctgggacctcagtgccgtaaggcagcagcactaaccactgccccaccgtactgcccttgcTTGGTGTATTTTTAatttgtgttgttgaacatgacgactgatttcatagaatttacagtgcagaaggaggccattcggcccatcgagtctgctcctgctcctggaaagagcaccctacccaaggtcaacacctccaccctatccccataacccagtaaccccacccaacattaagtgaaattttggacactaagggcaatttatcatggccaatccatctaacctgcacatctttggactgtgggaggaaaccggagcacccggaggaaacccactcacacacagggaggatgtgcagactctgcacagacagtgacccaagccggaatcgaacctgggatcctggagctgtgaagcaattgtgctatccacaatgctaccgtgctgcgattTAATGCACATTGCAGCTTTAACTGGTGTTTGATGTATTACAGATCTCTAAATTACTGATCTCTAAATCACCAAGACTGTCTTTCCTTGAATTTAAAAACAGTGGAATTTTGGAAGCACACAAACACCTAGTTCATTGTTCAATGTTGATTAATCAGAAAATGGTTAGATTCAGATTATTGGAGAAACTTCCAGGAACCAGTCCCAAAACTGTCAAATTGAATGCTTGCAGATAtaatttcaaaagtactttaaaATCCCAGGAATCCAAAATGAGCCAATTCCCACCACTAATGTTGTCATTCCAAGTTCAATCTTCAACGGTATAACCAAATCAAAAGATCCTTACCCACTTATAATAATGTATAGATCTGAGAAATACAAACCCAAAACAACACCAGTTACCAAGAAATTATACAAGGAAAAATGAATTTTACTTTGTTATCCAGTGCCTGATGTTCCCTGCATGGTATAAACATTCTTTCTGTTATACAATGGTACAGCCTCAGTTACTGAGCAATGTTACAGGGCATTTGCCAGTATTTGCTGGATTGTTCAGCCTCCAATGAGACTGAAGATTAGAAAAAATCTCCGTCCACAttgaaacatgtggctaaatgaaATGAATATTCAAACTCATGTATGATTAATGGATTGAATCTGTAAGGGTTGATGTAAATAATTAAATACTTTGTGTTAAGCCTTTCACAGAATGCTGAATTTTGTTTGTTTAATATCCTGAAGTTTtgaattacataagaacataagaactaggagcaggagtaggccatctggcccctcgagcctgctccgccattcaattagatcatggctgatcttttgtggactcagctccactttctggcccgaacaccataacccttaatccctttattcttcaaaaaactatctatctttaccttaaaaacatgtaatgaaggagcctcaactgcttcactgggcaggaattccatagattcacaaccctttgggtgaagaagttcctcctaaactcagtcctaaatctacttccccttattttgaggctatgtcccctagttctgctgtcacccgccagtggaaacaacctgcccgcatctatcctatctattcccttcataattttaaatgtttctatagatcccccctcatccttctaaattccaacgagtacagtcccagtctactcaacctctcctcataatccaatcccttcagctctgggattaacctagtgaatctcctctgcacaccctccagcgccagtacgtcctttctcaagtaaggagaccaaaactgaacacaatactccaggtgtggccgcactaacaccttatacaattgcaatataacctccctagtcttaaactccatccctctagcaatgaaggacaaaattccatttgccttcttaatcacctgttgcacttgtaaaccaaccttctgtgactcatgcacacccaagtctctctgaacagcggcatgctttaatattttattgtttaaatactaatcccgtttgctgttattcctaccaaaatggataacctcacatttgtcaacattgtattccatctgccaaacccgagcccattcacttaacctatccaaatccctctgcaggcttccagtatcctctgcacttttcgctttaccactcatcttagtgtcatctgcaaacttggacacattgcccgtggtccccaactccaaatcatctatgtaaattgtgaacaattgtgggcccaacacggatccctgagggacaccactagctactgattgccaaccagagaaacacccattaatcccaactctttgctttctattaattaaccaatcctctatccatgctactactttacccttaatgccatgcatctttatcttatgcagcaaccttttgtgtggcaccttgtcaaaggctttctggaaatccagatataccacatccatcggctccccgttatctactgcactggtaatgtcctcaaaaaattccactaaattagttaggcatgacctgccctttatgaacccatgctgcgtctgcccaatgggacaatttctatccagatgcctcgctatttcttccttgatgatagattccagcatcttcctattaccgaagttaagctcactggcctataatttcctgctttctgcctacctcctttttttaaacagtggcgtcacgtttgctaatttccaatccaccgggaccaaccccagagtctagtgaatttcggtaaattatcactagtgcatctgcaatttccctagccatctcttttagcactctgggatgcattccatcagggccaggagacttgcctacctttagccccattagcttgcccatcactccctccttagtgataacaatcctctcaaggtcctcacctgtcatagcctcatttctatcagtcgctggcatgttatttgtgtcttccactgtgaagaccgacccaaaaaacctgttcagttcctcagccatttcctcatttcccattattaaaactcccttctcatcctctaaaggaccaatatttaccttagccactcttttgtcttatatatttgtaaaaacttttactgtctgtttttatattctgagcaagtttactctcatactctatcttactcttctttatagcttttttagtagctttctgttgccccctaaagatttcccagtcctctaatctcccagcaatctttgccactttatatgctttttccttcaatttgatgctctcccttatttccttagatatccacggtcgattttccctctttcttccgtccttccttttgttggtataaacctttgctgagtactgtgaaaaatcgcttggaaggttctccactgttcctcaactgttccaccataaagtcttagctcccagtctaccttagctagttcttctctcatccccttgtaatctcctttgtttaaacacaaaacactagtatttgattttactttctcaccctccatctgtattttaaattccaccatattgtgatcgctccttccgagaggatccctaactatgagatcatgaatcaatcctgtctcattacacaggacaagatctaggaccgcttgttccctcgtaggttccattacatactgttctaggaaactatcgcggatacattctataaactcctcctcacggttgccttgaccgacctggttaaaccaatcgacatggtagattaaaatcccccatgataactgctgtaccatttctacatgcatcagttatttctttgtttattgcctgccccaccatctcgttactatttggtggccgatagactactcctatcagtgactttttcgccttactattcctgatttccacccaaatggattcaaccttatcctccatagcaccgatgtcatcccttactattgcccggatgtcatccttaaataacagagcaacaccacctcccttaccatccactctgtccttccgaatagtttgataccctcggaaatttaactcccagtcgtgaccatcctttaaccatgtttcagtaatggccactaaatcatagtcattcacgatgatttgtgccaccaactcatttactttattccgaatactacgagcattcaggtaaagtacacttatgttggtttttttacctctgttttgaatcttaacatctccagttttattccttttgttattactgggcctattcactgtgctcccctcagtcactgtaccttgtactgtcgcccttatggatttctgaatatgtcttctctgccttgcacttttccccttacttccttttgtttctgtccctgttttactaccttccaacttcctgcattggttcccatccccctgccacattagtttaaaccctccccaacagctctagaaaacaccccccctaggacatcggttccagtcctgcccaagtgcagaccgtccggtttgtactggtcccacctcccccagaaccggtcccaatgccccaggaatttgaatccctccctcttgcaccatctctcgagccacgcagtcatcctatctatcctgacattcctactctgactagctcgtggcactggtagcaatcctgagattactacctttgaggtcctacttttagtttaactcctaactccctgaattccgcttgtaggacctcatcccgttttttacctatatcgttggtgcctatgtgcaccacgacagctggctgttcaccccccccccccccagaatgtcctgcagccgctccgagacatccttgacccttgcaccagggaggcaacataccatcctggagtctcgattgcgtccacagaaccgcctgtctattccccttacgatcgagtcccctatcactatagccctgccatttttcttcctgccctgctgtggagcagagccagccacggtgccatgaacctggctgctagAACATGGCTAGTGAATTATACTGATTTTGCTTATTTTAATGGATAGATTTTGCTTATTTTAATGGATTTTAGAAGCTTAATTTGTAATAGTTGTATCCTTCAAGAGAGTTCTGTGGAATTGGTAATGGAGCAAAACTTGAATCTAGAGCAAAACTTGAATCTAGAGAAAGACGATTATTGTTGAGACTCGTATTCAAAGTAATTATTTCTAATAATGGCTTTCCCAAAATTTAGTATTTGGATCCATATGATGGAGACTTGGAAAGTACATCAAGTGAATCGGAGAGTAATGGAGGATTTCTGGTAGATGCTTACACTGAGAAGATACATGATCAGCCCCATAGTCTTGGAGCAATTGATGGAAAGAAGTTACCAATAAAACCATTAAAAAAATCATTTCAGACAACTTTTGAGCCTGTCTGTAGTTATAAAGAGTTAATCCCCACACAAATGGAACCTGTGCCCACTGCTGATGTGCTTCTACAATCTTCTAGTGAATCAGAAGTACTTTCTATCAGCGTACCTGATCTGCCATTTCCAACAAATAGACTTGTCTTAAATACCAAACAGAAGCAGCTTGGATCATtagatttggggatgctgactgACTCTCCTGCTATAAACGCCACAGACATTGGAGGAAAAATTGGACTTGTGAGCATGCTAGCTCTGCAAAGCCCTGGGAAATATTACCCCAGACAGCAGAATGTCAACCTATGCTCAGGACGAAAGATTTCTCATGAAAGATCTATTGAAGGCAAGTTCACACCAAAGAGAAAACTTGGAAACTCTTTGACTGATATAGGCAATGACCAGACAAGTAAAAAGAAAAGCCATGTAATTTAAAAACAGGTAAACCATTATTTAGTGAAATGTTTCCTATGTTTGACAAATGTTTCTTTAAACTGTAGCATTACCCAAAGTGTATATTAATTAACATTTATTTTGAATTGATGCATTCTTAAAATATTGTATCTTTCTCATATCATGCAGAGTGTTAGTATTAATAACTCTCAGTTAAGGGTACAGCCTGGGAAGGCTCCCATTGCTCTACCAAACTAAGACTGCCTCAGTCCAAGTAAAAAATGTTTTATATATTGTTTTTTATCTTTTACTTTCCTGATTCAATTGACATATTATTTTGCTGTGGTAACGTTCTGTAGTGCTAACAATCTTCAATATTTTGAATGCCAGTGAATTTTGGCAGGATCGCTGCAAGCCCAGTCATTCTCTATAGCATGTGGCAGTATTGGATACCTCGATACAGACCACTGAGGTGTAAGCTTTGTTCTAACTTTGTTTTATATGACTTTTAagaaatttagagtgccaaattcatttttttctaatttaaggggcaatttagcgtggccaatccactaccctgcacatctttgggttgtgggggcgaaacccatgcaaacacagaatgtgtaaactccacacggacagtgacccagagccgggaacctgggacctcggcgccgtgctcaccactgcaccactgtgctgccctgttctatATGATTTAATACCAAACTTTACTAATCATTTATCAAGGCATTGTGGAAGCTCTGGCAGAGTTTATTAAACATATTTGTGGTATGAGGTTAATATCTTGTGAAATTGAAGAGATTTCAACTGGATGAAAGCTGCTCTTTATAGGATCTGTGCAACTCGGTTTTTATTGAGTCTGTTGAACTCCTATTTTTTTTGGCATAGCATAGAAAATATTTGAGATAAAGGGGATAGCGTATAGATGTTTATTTCTTTGCAGGACCCTAGCAATTCTGGGCTCATCTACTGCTGAGAAGATAATGATCTCCTTCTAGTGACTGCATCATTCCTAGGCCACTTCAGGGGGTGTTGAGAGGAAACAATAAGGTGCCTGGACCAGAGAAAAATGCAAGTTTCCTTCCCTGAACGGCATTAAATAAATGCTgagctattttttttttctttgctggTCCTTAATGAGCCTCATTTAAACCAAGCATAGAAATTGATGCTGTCACTGGGCTCTTGCTGTGTgtatatttttaaatgtttgtccTGTAGATGTTTAAAAGAGTCCAGTGATTCCTACCATTTTGAATTGGTATTCAGTGAAAGGTCATTCTTGTAATATGTCATTATGTAGAATCTACATATCTAGatgtcttttctccccctttaggATTTAAGAGGAATCTTTAGTGTTGGGGAGGAAGAACTCAAACCTGTTAATTATTTTCTAATACTGAGCCCCCGTGTTCTGGTGTCACCAAAACACATCCTTTGTACCCAGGAGAACATTTTTGCTTAGAGGGCAAGGCCTTTCGCCATCTGAAAATTGTATTTGATGGGAAATAtgatcttaatttttaaaaaataaatttagagtacccaattattttttccaattgaggggcaatttaatgtggccaatccacctactctgcacatcttttgggttgtgggggcaaaacccacgcaaacacagggagaatgtgttaacgccacacggacagtgacccagggctgggatttgaacccgggtcctcagtcccataggcagcaatgctaaccactgtgccaccgtgctgcccatgatcttTAAATTTGATGGGATATGGGGGGGCTTGATAGCCTTGAACGGCATCAAGTAGAAAGAAACCACAAATTTAAAATTATAGCTTGCTTGATGTGCCAATGTACCAGAAACTCTTCGTACTCCTGAATGTTGGTACAGGCATACAGTAATGTGCTGGAAATATTGAGTTAAGGAGCATGAGAAATGTTGTGACAGAACAATTCCATTGGACTTGAAGGCTTTTATTTTTAGATAGCTTTTCACTAATATCTGGCAAGGGAAAGTCCATTAGTGAATGATTCCTACTCTTACTGGAACAGGCCAGTTTATGCTGGGTGTCCCAAGTAGTTCCATCCCAGTGCCTATGAGAATGGAAGTTGGGAAGAATTAGATTATTCTCCTCCATCGTCTGATCTGAAAGTGTAAATTCAGttgaaaaacatgctgttagaTGAGGAAAGGTGGGAGGTGGTTCCTAACGCataaaggctgaatggcctgttttgttATCCTAAATGTTACATATGACTTAATATGTAGGGCAAAGAGGATCGAGTGAACCATTTGAGAAGACAAGACTATGATTGTAAACAATTAAAGATTAAGaagtttgaaaacaaaaagcactgTTTGCCTGGAAATGGACTGAGTCATTTATCAAATTTGAATCAGAGCATGAAATAAACAATTGCTGCAAAGCCTTTGAATTATAAGtacttgcgccccccccccccaaacattccTACCCCATTAAAAGCAAAATGGCAATATATCATTCAAAGCTAACTGAATAAGTACAGGAAACCATTGAGCCTGTCATGTCCACATTCTTTGCAAGTGCAACTTGGCTAGTTCCCCTGCCTTAGGTACCGTAGTCCTGTAATTATTTCCCGTCCTAAGTTTCCAATTCTCTCTTGAAAGCTACTTCCCTAGAACCATTCTGAAATCTTTCCTGCACCCCTCTAATGGCCTTTCTACATTGTGACTTTGCTTTTTTGTATTGTAGAAGTGGAGTCCAAGATCCCAATGCATTTTTAACCACTTTCACTAACTGCCCTGCTAGTGATTCACGTAGACCCCAAGTTGTGCACCTGCattgtttttattttacattGCTACTCATCCTAAAGTATTACTTCCACACTTTAAATTTCAATTTCATCAACTACCTATCCACCCATTCCAAGCTTCCACTATTTCCAATACAACCAAGTCTAGGTTATTAACTTAGTGATCCTAATACTGAGAAATTGGTTGGGTAAGCAGTTACAAGCATCGACAGTGATGAGTAGGAAAATAGTTCTGCTGGCATTTGAAATTTATAACTATGCATATTTCTGGTTTCACAAGGTTGGATGGCAGCTTCAGACAACTTCTGGACACAATGCTCAGCAAATAACTGCAAAGTAGCCAGTTTGATAGGGGGACTAACTCCAAATGCTTGATCTTTGGATATCTTGCAACAATGCCCAAGATCTAAAAAAAAGTAACCTAAACTATCTTCTGCAAGGAGAGTATGTAATTATCAATGAAGATCTGTGCCAGAAAGGGTAACAGTTGTCTGATCATTCATGGAAATTAATTTTGATGTACTGgtcattttgtgcacagcaacctCATGTTTTTTCCATAAcccgagtccccccccccccccccacagtgagccATAAGACATATTCAAAGAAACTAGTCACTGAAAATCAAAGACTGCCAGGGACAGTTGGGTTAATGAAACTGAACAGGCTTAGTTAAGCCACATCAGTTTGCTCAAAAGACTTGGACTCACCAAATTGTGTTGGGCGATGATACAGCCACAAGGTGGGAAACTGAAGAATTACTTCCTAATATCAGTTCTAAAATTTGTTTTTACTTTTGAATTTGAGCCTCCCCATTTTCTCCTCCAGTCAAAGTAATGCAGCCTTGAGCCTCTGAACAGAT
It encodes:
- the LOC119952984 gene encoding uncharacterized protein LOC119952984; this encodes MSGRRRKRRLRCCAPEFANVHKTPDCMEVLATQYNEKCKVESSTESESDACTTEAPMNANLADSLKNHEAVKQYLDPYDGDLESTSSESESNGGFLVDAYTEKIHDQPHSLGAIDGKKLPIKPLKKSFQTTFEPVCSYKELIPTQMEPVPTADVLLQSSSESEVLSISVPDLPFPTNRLVLNTKQKQLGSLDLGMLTDSPAINATDIGGKIGLVSMLALQSPGKYYPRQQNVNLCSGRKISHERSIEGKFTPKRKLGNSLTDIGNDQTSKKKSHVI